The Cryptosporangium minutisporangium genome includes a region encoding these proteins:
- a CDS encoding response regulator transcription factor, whose protein sequence is MIRVLLADDENLVRNAIAGLLDLQDDLLIVAQAASGTEAIAMARKELPDVAVLDLQMPGADGLATAGRIHADVPGCATMVLTSHGRPGYLKRALEIGVRGFLPKTSSGSVLAAAIRTVAGGGRYVDPELAADAIAAGESPLTPREADVLELAADGATIEEIAVRISLSPGTVRNHLSSATGKLGAQNRHEAVATARRSGWI, encoded by the coding sequence GTGATCCGGGTACTGCTCGCCGACGACGAGAACCTCGTGCGCAACGCGATCGCCGGGCTGCTCGACCTGCAGGACGACTTGCTGATCGTCGCGCAGGCCGCGTCCGGAACCGAGGCGATCGCGATGGCACGCAAGGAACTGCCCGACGTCGCGGTCCTCGACCTGCAGATGCCCGGCGCCGACGGACTCGCCACGGCCGGCCGGATCCACGCCGACGTGCCGGGCTGCGCGACGATGGTGCTGACCAGCCACGGTCGGCCCGGCTACCTGAAACGTGCGCTCGAGATCGGCGTGCGGGGCTTCCTGCCCAAGACGTCGTCCGGCTCGGTGCTGGCCGCCGCGATCCGCACCGTCGCCGGCGGCGGGCGCTACGTCGACCCCGAGCTGGCCGCCGATGCGATCGCCGCCGGCGAGAGCCCGCTCACCCCGCGCGAGGCGGACGTACTGGAACTGGCCGCCGACGGCGCGACGATCGAGGAGATCGCGGTCCGGATCTCGCTCTCCCCCGGCACCGTCCGCAACCACCTGTCGTCGGCGACCGGGAAGCTCGGCGCGCAGAACCGCCACGAGGCGGTCGCCACCGCACGCCGCTCCGGCTGGATCTAG